The Flavobacterium piscisymbiosum genome includes a region encoding these proteins:
- a CDS encoding RagB/SusD family nutrient uptake outer membrane protein, translated as MKKYNWSVKSLKVLILSTAFLFASCDETLDLQPISEISVGEFYTTPAEVNLAVISIYNSLYGMQNREWLLTEIRSDNTYMNPNSTETKDLAVREVDRFVQSSQNVYLQEYWKACYKTINLSNVVLQNLNVVTDQAQRNQYEGEARFLRAHAYFNLVRLWGGVFIIETPVSGKEAKTMDRSPQSEVYEFIANDLHLASEMLPPTQSGANLGRVASDAAKTLLGKVLLTSGGNANLSEAVTVLTEVVSGNFSLQPTYGAVFNIGNEYNNEIMFAVRYQSGSVGLGSPHPNFFAPLQSDNYVVFGNGDGLNVPTDNMSQAYTAGDPRKAASMADTWLGFNGGVKADKHVTKYNSTFNAVDDGGNDWIILRYADALLLLSEAINEQSGPNSEALSYLNKVRTRSLGASAALKLADVSTYFNFKIALENERRVEFAFENHRWFDLVRTGRAEVVMTQHFATEFQYNDPAHPSLNTGPLQHYQILLPIPQYEIDLNPKIAQNTGY; from the coding sequence TTGCAAGTTGTGATGAGACACTTGATTTGCAACCCATTTCAGAAATTAGTGTAGGCGAATTTTATACTACTCCCGCAGAAGTAAACCTGGCAGTAATCTCTATTTACAACAGCCTTTACGGAATGCAGAATAGAGAATGGCTGCTGACAGAAATCCGTTCTGATAATACCTATATGAATCCAAATTCTACTGAAACTAAAGATTTGGCTGTGAGAGAAGTAGATCGTTTTGTGCAAAGTTCACAAAATGTTTATCTGCAGGAATATTGGAAAGCGTGTTACAAAACGATCAATCTTTCAAATGTTGTTTTGCAGAATTTAAATGTAGTTACTGACCAGGCACAAAGAAATCAATATGAAGGAGAAGCACGTTTTTTAAGAGCGCACGCTTACTTTAATTTGGTGCGTCTTTGGGGTGGGGTTTTCATAATTGAAACTCCTGTTTCAGGAAAGGAAGCGAAAACAATGGATAGAAGTCCGCAAAGCGAAGTATATGAATTTATTGCAAATGATCTGCACTTAGCATCAGAAATGTTGCCTCCAACGCAAAGTGGCGCCAACCTTGGAAGAGTGGCTTCTGATGCGGCGAAAACATTACTTGGAAAAGTATTGCTTACTTCAGGTGGTAACGCAAATTTAAGTGAAGCTGTAACTGTTCTGACAGAAGTTGTTAGTGGTAATTTTAGTTTGCAGCCCACATACGGAGCAGTTTTCAATATTGGAAATGAATACAATAACGAAATCATGTTTGCAGTTCGTTACCAATCAGGAAGCGTAGGTTTAGGTTCTCCGCATCCCAACTTTTTCGCGCCTTTGCAAAGCGATAATTATGTAGTTTTTGGAAATGGCGATGGTTTGAATGTGCCAACAGATAATATGTCGCAGGCTTACACGGCTGGCGATCCACGAAAAGCGGCTTCAATGGCTGACACCTGGCTAGGTTTCAACGGAGGAGTTAAGGCAGATAAACATGTTACAAAATACAATTCGACATTTAACGCAGTTGATGATGGTGGAAACGACTGGATTATCCTTCGTTACGCTGATGCTTTGCTTTTGTTGTCAGAAGCAATTAATGAACAAAGTGGGCCAAATTCAGAAGCTTTGAGTTACCTTAATAAGGTTAGAACGCGTTCACTTGGAGCGAGTGCTGCTTTAAAATTGGCAGATGTTTCGACTTATTTCAATTTCAAAATTGCTTTGGAAAATGAAAGAAGAGTAGAGTTTGCTTTTGAAAATCACCGTTGGTTTGATTTGGTCAGAACCGGCAGAGCAGAAGTGGTTATGACACAGCATTTTGCTACTGAATTTCAATATAATGATCCGGCGCATCCTTCTTTAAACACAGGTCCGTTACAACATTACCAAATTTTATTGCCGATTCCGCAATATGAAATCGACCTGAACCCGAAGATCGCACAAAACACAGGATATTAA